From Brassica rapa cultivar Chiifu-401-42 chromosome A06, CAAS_Brap_v3.01, whole genome shotgun sequence:
ATCCAACTAggtatttgaatatatttttttgttcagatTTGTTCCTTTTAGTTCCAGGTAAGTTTGAGTCAATACTCAAGTATTTGTAAAATTTACTATGTAATTTGGCTACGTAATGAGTCTAGCTCGGTTCGAGTATTTAggacaaaaaaatctaaagaatCCTAAAtgccaaaaaaatcaaaacacgaaaatattcaaaatcaaacatataccaaaataactaaatatctaTAAGACCAAAATCTTACACGAGAACCAAAAATatccaatattttaaatatatttttacaatttgaaattttacCCAAAACCTGAAACTATAACAGAAAACGCGAATCcaaaatttacaataatatttttatactgagaacatatatgaattactcaaatatacataatatgaacAAAACATTCTAGGTACTTTGGATACTCGGAGTCCAACAGAGACCCACAggtccaaaaaaatttaataggTACTTTTTTCAATCTTGAACCTGAGCCTGTATTTCGTATTGGTTTGGTTCGTTTATCAAATTTAGGTAAAATTTTTATACTTAAGAAAGCGTTACATAAGagtgtatataaaaaatctCGAATAAACTTATTcataagttatataattttaaacaaatttatgtattcgatataatacgactttataacataataatacacAATATACTCAAAATACTATCTCATTTCCAACTTCGTATATAACCCTTAAAATCCGCGTTTtcgaagcgcggatcaaaatctagtttaaacTTAAAACAATTGAGAGTTAGAGACCAAACAATTTAACTGGAGGAAAAGGTGGGCCTGGCTTCTCCTCAAGTTGGAAAATCGAGATCTTGCCACAAGGACCCGATAGATACTTAGATAAGAAGATAGTGACACGACGATCTATATCTACATTACATATCCCTCATGTCCTTTTCGACGTGAATCATCACGATCTGGAACTGGAATatgtttttgtatataaaaatatatatttcagagACACGATATCACTTGGCCATAATCGAGCAAAAACAAAAGGGAAATGTCTTTTGTTAGATATATTTTCCTGGATCTAAGCACAACTCAGAAAGAATCACgtgaattatattattttattaaggAAAAATAAACCGTATCGACAATTGAAATTATAATGTTCATAGCAGCCGACCACGCGCGTCTCCACTCTTCCCAGTTACTTCCCAACAACACTAATGCCTTTGCGACAAACTGAAAACCAATATACCTAAGAGCATCAGCATCAACGTCCTTATTGGACGTCCTTAGTGTTTTTGggtttaaaaataaatcaaaaagccCAAAATCAAAACAAACGGATGTTAACTTAGATCTATTCGATGGGCGTCCTTAGTGGCACGTGTCGCGGTGAGAAGGGTCCGAGACGGTTAGGGCAAAACACGACATTCTTCAACACACATGAATTCTTCCTCTCCCGATCCTCTCTCGACGACGATTCATTTGGCGATAGGGTTCGTCGCACATCTCTCTCCAATCACGGCGACTTCTCTCGAAATCTCTCCATATATCTCCCTAATCTCTCCCCAATCTCTGTTCAGCTTCGATATCATCGGATTTTCCGTAGATTCATTTGAAGAAGGTATGTATCTTCTTCGTTAGGATCCCGATTTCGAATCTGTGTTGTGTGTAATCCTTAAATCGAATCTGTTTATAGTTTATATCTGAATCGAAACATGGGTTTAGTTTAGACCAACAATCGAATCTGCATGTTAGATTAAATCAGTCCTGAATTCGTTTAGTACCTCCTCTGAACCTAACCGTCTGAATCGAAATCTGGGTTTAGTTTAGACCAACAATCTGGGTTTAGTTTAGACCAACAATCGATTTTGTTTGGATGATTGGGTTTTGTTTTCGTGTTGTATCTCCTCTGAATCTGTGTTGTGAACAAAGAATCGTCAATATAGTATCGAATGTGTGTTTAGTTGCTATAGTTTCTTGAGAAACAAAGAATCGTCAATATGAAGTATCGAATGTGGGTTAAGTTGAATGTTTCTTTGCATTGTTTTACTTGCTATAGTTTCGTTGATAGATTGTGATGCTATGGTTTCTTGTGTGCCATTAGAGAACGATGCTATCATTTATTGCTTCTCATCAAACTTGATAGGTTGTACTTGTCTCAAAACAATATTCTAGGTCAGTTAGGAAGTAAGTATTATATTTCTGATAAAAACATTAACGAAACTTGATAGTTTTGTAGTTCTGTTAGGaagtaacttttaaaatatcgTGGTCTGCTACTAGTGTAGTTAACGAAACTTGATTTCGACATTGTCAACTAGAGTTAATAGCTATGTACTTGTAGTTTAGTAATAAGTGTTGATTAGACTTAGGTAGATAATGGTTAGGTGTTATGGAGTTATTACCTGGTTATGTTTGTCCTATTTAATCAGATAGAATATGGTTGAGCTTTAGTATCTCcaaatcttctttctttttctgtggGAGTATCAGTCTCTTCTCTGTCCTTGTTGCCATGAAGCCAGGTAGCCAGTACCCTGGTTATGTAGATTTCCTTCATAGCGTTTCAGGAAATAATGCTCAGGGAAACTTTCCTTATGAAAGTTTTCCTTATAGTCTCAACATTGGAGCCTCTCAAATTCCCCCTTTCAGTTCACAACAGACTGAAGCTCCATCCCAGCCTGATGACCCACCAGTGGAGATACCAGTGGAGCGGTTGGTGAGAAAGAAATGGAATCCTGTTGATGACGAGGTCCTGATCAGTGCCTGGCTAAACACATCAAAAGATGCTGTTGTCGGCACTGAACAGAAGTGCCGGAATTTCTGGAAGCGCGTAGGACATTACTTTTCAGCAGCTCATCATGAGAAGAGAGATGGCGAGCATTGTAAGCAGAGATGGCATAAAATAAATGGGGATACAAACAAGTATTGTGCAGCATACGCAGCTGCGGAGAGGCTTCAAAGTAGCGGTCAGAATGACAACGACTTAGTGAAGAAAGCTCATGAGATATACTTTGCGGATCACGGCTCTAAGTTCACCTTGGACCATGCATGGTGTCTTCTGAGGTACGAACAGAAGTGGCTGAGCCTGAACACTCCAAAGTCTGGCGGTGAGAAGAGAAAAACTGGTGAGGATGGTTCCCAACCATCAAGCAGTAACGTTGGTGAGGAAGAGCCCCGTCCTGAAGGTATCAAAGCTGCGAAAGCAAGAAGGAATTCTAGGAAGGGGATGGCTGTCGAGGACTTTAAGAGCGTCCATGAGCTCAAGATGGAGGATTTGGCTAAGAAGGAGAGGCTCTCGAAGCTGGCCATTTTAGACACTCTACTTGCTAAGAAGGAGCCAACGGAGAGGGAAGAAAATGTGAAGAACCAGCTGCTGGCCGAATTTTTCTAGTTTTCAAACCCTTAGAGTCTATGTTGTGTAATATCTATTATGTTTGTGTCATGCGTCTAGTGTCGGAGGAGAAGCTGTGTTCATGTGATTTGAAATCCTAAGAGTCTATGTtctgttttaaaattatgattgtTGGTCTTTCAATGTGTGATTTGTGTTTAATTATAAGAATTATTTTCATGAGAGAATGTCTGTTGTGACCTGTGTTCTATGTTCTGTTTACAAATTATATTCTCTGTCTAATGTGTTCTGTTTTGATTATTCTCAGGCAATGGGATTGGATTATTCGTACACGCAGCCGTCTGAGTCGGAGGATTACGGTTTAGGAGGTTCAGCAGACAGTGGAAACAGCTCTACAGAGATGTATATCCAGCTGGACCAAGCTCAGATCGAAGCCGCGCGCCATCAGTACCCTCCCCAGCCTGAAGTGGAGTTTGGCTTCCCCAAGGAGTGCTACTGTGGTGGAGAGCCACTTGTAGCCACTTCTTACACAAGAACTGACCCGGGGAGAAGGTTCTACACCTGCAAGAACAAACAGGACGGAGACTGCCATGTCTACAAGTGGTGGGACGTCGCGGCTACAGAGGAGATCAAAGCACTTGGTGCACAAGTGACCCTCCTCACTGATAAGGTAGATTCGCTTTCATTCGTCGGTTACGAGGAGACCGAGGTGCGGGAGTTAAAGGAAGTTCAATTTGATATGGAGCAGAAATTGGTTAGGTTGGAGAGCATTGTATGTGACTTAGGTAGAAAGAAATCTAGATTTGGTTATGGGTTTGAACTAGTTGTAGGTGTTCTGGTTGTTGTGTTAGTGATAATAGCCATCGGAGTAGCTGCTCGTATGTAGGTTTATATGTCTTATGTTTATCGAAAATGTATGATTATCCTTGTGTTTTGTTAAACCTTGTTCAACTCGGATTATGTAACCCTATCTAACTCGGACTAAATCTTGTTTCAAAGTCTTGATTGAGTTTTTTATCAAAACTCTTACtaaaattagtttttgtttttgcatatACCAACTAAAAGAAAAACGTGTTTGATCATGTACCTACTCTCCCAACTACAAAGTAGTTGTAATATTGAGAAAACGTGTTTTTACATATAGCTAttcaaataactaaaattagttGTAACTTTATAGCTATAAATATAACATGTCTTTCAATTACAGAGTCACAACTTTTCTTTATCGATTCACTTCTAAAACAATCACAACCACTtctcaataatttttaatgGCTTCTTCATCCCATTATCATTATCataaagatgatgatgatgagatcGATCTTGATACTCCTTATGAAGAATTTTATAACAATTGTGCTCTCGTACAAGAACCAGAAGATAGACAACGCCGTAATGTTCATGAAAGACACCGGGAAGAAGGCCACACCTTACTTTGGAATGATTATTTTGCCGACAATCCAACTTACTCTCCCGCTCTTTTCCGCCGACGGTTTCGAATGAACAAAAGTTTGTTCCTGCGTATTGTGAATCGTTTCTCAACAGAGATTCCGTATTTTCGACTATCAGAAGATTGTACCGGACGGACAAGTCTCACACCTCTACAAAAATGTACTGCAGCAATTCGACAATTGGCATACGGTGCTGCGGCGGACTCGGTGGACGAATATATCCGTCTAGGCGAATCAACAGCTCGAAAATGTTTGCACAAATTTACCGCCGGAATAATAACCTTGTTTGGCGAAGAATATCTACGACGTCCATCACAGGAGGATCTGCAAAGACTACTACATATCGGAGAACAACGTGGATTTCCGGGGATGCTtggaagcatcgactgtatgcattgggagtggaagaattgcccCACGGCTTGGAAAGGAATGTACTCACGAGGAACCGGAAAACCGACAATTGTGTTGGAGGCGGTAGCTTCGTATGACCTATGGATATGGCACGCGTTTTTTGGAGCACCAGGTACTATGAACGATCTAAATATTCTTGATCGATCACCTGTTTTTGACGATATTATTAATGGCATCGCGCCAGAAGTGAACTTCTATGTTAATGATAATCAGTACCATTTCGGATATTATCTCACTGATGGTATTTATCCGAAATGGGCGGCTTTTATTCAATCTATTCGACTACCACAAAATCAGAAGCATTCATTATTTGCTCAAACCCAAGAATCAGTTcgaaaagatgtcgagcgtGCCTTCGGAGTCCTTCAGGCTAGATTTGCCGTTGTCAAAAATCCGTCAAAGTTATGGGATAAAGAGAAAATAGGAAAtgttatgagagcatgtatcatactccataatatgattgtcgaaGATGAACGGTCATCATTCACTCAGTATAACAAATTTGAGTTTCAACCAAGAGAAGTTCCGGATACATTTACCGTCAACATGCCTTCGAATATCAGTGAAAATGTCGGCACTACAATGGATCGTCGAACAAGGCTTCGGAATAGACAAATCCATGAAAACTTAAAACACgatttgattgaaaatatatgGGCTAAATTTGGACATCTTCCGAATAATAtgtaattttaagtttttatgaATAAATTGTCAGTGTTTTAATTTCTgaactttgtattttttttccactaataaaatgtttgtaattttaaaaccaagtttaaaaaaaaatttataaacctAAGGACCTATCAAAAGTCCCACCCATAATCAACATTTTAACAAAAGTCCTTAACCAAAGTCCTAAACTACATAAACTAATTAAATACTCTAAGGACCATTCTAAAAGTCCTATTGATGCACTTGCTCTAATGAAGCTAATTTTGATTTCTTGTCGCGCCACGCAcaattctcttttatttttaacttaaaataaataaaaaatcagacACTGACTCGCACTAATCAACTGCTATCACACGCTGTCCACACCTAACTACAAAGTACATTAGTTTACAAAAGTACCCTTCTAACAGTTATGAGTTCTACTTAAAAGTGCTATAAATCCACTGTGTCTCGTCGGCGCTAAGCTTCCGGCGGATTATAAGATACCCAGATTCACTTATTTAggcaccaaaaaaaaaacagtaataccaaattaaaattaaaatctaaaggAGTAGTACATTGACTGACTGACTGACCAAGCAAAATTAAAAAtccatgataaaataaaaataaaaacaaactgaGATCGGGCAAATGATAATCGTTTAAGACATAGGTTTCCGGCAGAGAATCATATGCATGGGAGAGAAAATTTCAGTTTCGCCTCCTCTGGACAAGAAATCAGCAGTCTTAAACAACATCTCATGAACATCGACGGTTCCCTTAGGCGCAACTCCAACGGCAGACAAGATCTGAACGACAACGTGGTTCCTCCAATAAGCGAGGCGACCCATCTTAAGCCTAGTCCACCACGGCTGAGCCGGTGGAGCGGCAAGATCCTTCTCCTTGACAACTTGGAACCCAACTTTCTTGGCGGCCTGGGCTATATCGGAGTAAGCCCTAAGGCCAGGAAGCGCGTCACCCCTCTCGATCCCTTGGATGACCTCCACGTGTTCCTCATCCTGGGCGTTGAACTTATCAGTGGTGACCCACTCGTACGATACATACAAAGATCCGGGTTTCAACACCCTGTAGATCTCGGCGTAGACTTCTTCCAGGTTCGGCGCGTGACACGTCGCTTCGATAGAGTACGCGCCGTCGAAGGTATTATCATCGAAGGGCATCTGGAGGAAGTTACCACACACGACCTCGCAGAGCGCGTCGAGTCCTGCTTTCCTGTTGTGGTCACGCGCTCTCTTCACCTGGTACTCGTTGATCGTGATCCCCACCACGTTGGCTCGCGAGTGGGATGCAATCGCGCGCATCGGACCTCCCACGCCGCATCCGACATCGAGGATCTTTTGACCCGGTTTCACTTGGATCAGATCTACGGCCATCTCTTCGTGGAGGCGCGTGGCGTCACGGTGGGATTTGCCTCGGATGGAAGGAGAGAAGTGGAAGGACTGTCCCCATCCCCACTCGTAGATGTCGGTGACGAGGTTGTAGAACGTGTCCACGAAGTCCGGGACTTTCTCGGCGGTTTCGATCTCTTTCGGACGGCGGAAGAACGACCAGTACTGTTTGTACTTGTCTTGAACTTTCTCCGCCGAGATGGACCCGCCCGATAGATCCAACGCTCGTTTCCCTTTACGCTCCGCTGGTCCCAGGACGCACAGGAACCAGTAGATTCCGCCGGCTACGAGAGCTCCAGTGAAGAAGAGTGCGACACTGTCCATtttttaaagagagagagagagccgaGAGACGAGAGACGTTTTCGTTATTGCTGGTTGACAAGTCAGAAGTGATAATAAATAGATGGCAAcataagtatttattttttgtggATGGACTCCCTTTATTTcgcatttaaaattattattaatgagAAGAAGCCTCTGATTTGTCCTTTGACTTGAAAAATCTAtagattcttcttttttttgtgaacGAGTATATccaatgaaacaaaatatttgaagaaaaaaaacgcTTAGTCAAATGAAAATTTATTGCAAACTCCACTACACGAAGTTTTCGTTTGTAATTTatctaaaagaaacaaaaaaagtatgtttcaaaaaaaaaaaagaaacaaaaaaagtcaTTCTGTGTAATTAAGTTTAGTAATTACTCTAAAGAAACAAAACTCTATTATGTACTTtttagtttcatatttttaattgtattttggTCCATACAATCACACATCActtttatgatttataaatattttctcgttTATTATTTTAGTCCTTAAAAATagatctcataaatattttaaattttgtttacaaattttaaattttacacataaaattaaatagaactttaaaataagatttaaaatattttaagcaagatttagacaacaataatataaaaaaaacttaacaaaaagattttaaaaaattacatgaagacataactattacattaatttaaatattacaacaacattaATCGTCAGGTAAGTTTGATCCTGaaccttcaaaattttcaaatattgtctAGATGTTTTGTGTAattgaagatggttgttgttgttgttgttgttttgatgtATTTTCGTACAATTTTTTCTTGTTCATATCGAATATATTCATGAATATCAATATCATcgaaaataaattagttttttagcaatgttttatgtttctcttttacttttttgttccgATCTACTgtatttacaaatataaatattacccgatttcaacaacttttaaactcgtaatctacaaagtaaaaatgaggaagaccatttttacttcgaaatacagtaatagatcatatatgcattacgaaaatcattttatgaaataatatagtattttatttgaaattcaatattaattaagttgttttcatttaaatttttatatttaatataatattttattaattaaaattgttgtaatatgtttatttatgtcctagttatttacaaaagttttatgaattcaaattagttatgacaaatataaggactttattataaaatataaataattttgaagttgagtttgaagttttgcttttggagaagaacatctttaaacttcaaatatagagttttgaaaatttcaaaatagagtttcttTTTTAAGATGCTCTTAGAAAAACTGTTCAAAAGAATTAGTAGTGATGTCATCTCTAATCCAACACTAGaactctattttagtgtgattttgacgccaaaatcttctccaacccaATACTAAAaatcacactattttagtgCAATACTATAATTTCACGCTAAATTTAGTATGACACTATTTCATCACACTAAAATACTATTCATCCAATAaaaattattcatttattttatcaataaaatatgcaatttaataaataataaatataattataaatacatataattttataatgtaGGTTTTAGTGTTAAgtttggtgttgtggttggaaaaaaaacttatttttagtgttaaaactataataaaatagtgtgatTTTTTACTCTAGAAGTGTTTTATAGTTAGAACCTAAATGTATGTTCTATAtgtatttttgaagtttttatcattattagtaacttttgttaatatcaaaaactataatgcaaataaataaaattttaaagatttttttgagGATTCATGGTTGGAGTAACCAATCTTTAAatctttattttaaagttttgcttttttttaaaCGAGATCTTGGATTGGAAATGCTCTAAGAAAGTAAAAGTGATCTAAGATCTAGttcttttgacaaaaaaaacgaaaaagcaAAGAAGTGAAGTGATGTACATGGGAGAAAAGTACCGACCAGAGGAGGAGAAATCACGTggaagcttcttcttttttatgaAAAGCCAGCTTTTCGAATTGTTTACAAAAGTCGATTCATTGATCTGctcttatttctttttgttcttgTCGTTTCTTTCTTGGCTTCTAATCAGACCACGTTACTTCAAAAGATgctctttctcctcttctttaaCCTCTAGATCCCTCTCTCAAGTCTGTGCACAATGCACTGTCTGTCTCATTTTTGTATCTTTCTCACTCAatatttctttctctcttgCTGTTTAAAAATGGAAGTTGACACTAGTGAAATTGTTACTTTAAAACTATTAGCATTGTTAGTATTCTAATCTTTACCAAAATCTTAAAGTTCTGATACATTTTTGTTACGAGAAGAAAACTTAGTGTAGGCCAATTTGACCTATGGGATGTAAAACAAACTTGCACATGATGAACACACATTTCACGTTGTGTTATACTTTGATGCCCATATCAGCAGAGAAGCTAACGGGGATTGTGTTTGTGTGTTTACCAGCTAATGGCTAATTGCTTGTCATTTGGATCAAATGAAATGATAATGTATCACCAGAATGACATTTCTCTAGGCTTAATAGAATATGATTCTTTTGTTGATTATAACTGGGTAGTAACCCGAATGGGTGTGAATTATATACTTGGATAATGATTGAATCGTCTTGTTTTTTTAAAGAGTATTTCGACTCTATTCCAAACCTTGGATTACAAAAAATCCCTTTGTAGGATAAGACAATAAAAGTCTCATTTTTGTTTTAGTCTATACAAGAATAACAAATAAAACTTTAGTGCTTATATGTGTTTCTTCAAAGATCTTTGATGATCTTCAAACAATAAATCTTTATTTCTTCCTCTCTTACTAACTattagtttttgattttcaatCTTGTTTTTCAAGTTGTGATCaagttataatttttcattGCCCACAACTCCTTATATAGAGTACTAAGGGTTACAATGGTTAGCACCAATAGTTACGATGGTTAATGAAGAGTTACAACCATTAATACCAATAGTTACATTGGCTAAACAaaagtcacaatggttcatcaCCAAAAGCTTTAATCACCAATGGTTACAATGGTTTATCACTAAAGGTTGCAACCATTTATCACCAATAGTTACAATCACAAACAGTTGCATTTGTTCATCTAAACAATTGCAATGCTTCACTTTAATGGTTACAATGATTCACTTAAATATCCAACATCTTTTACGTAGCTGTGGCCTGTTCAAATTGACATGTTATAGTTAGATATTTATGTTTTGACAAAGAGTTTAGTCTCTGGATTTATGTTCCATTATATAGCTGAATTATACTTCCAGTTGTGCTGGTAGATAAACCGGCTACAAAGATGTTCAGCTTTTACATGTTGTAATTGGAGTTGCTAGTTGTATAtactttatataatataatatgtatGTACGAAAAGGATTTGTACCTATTAATAACTAGGTGtcttgcccgcatatgcgggcttaatcgtttaacaaatatttattagtttattttttattaattcaaaaaccatcataataacttattatttatgttttcaaaaaaattaaatcaaacatatatatatatgacaaaaatctaattaaatatatatgtttaattaaaatttattaaagataacattgactttaaccactgaatttattataattgttttatagtttatttttaaattttataattgaaaaatatgttttaagataacaacacaatatataagacttatctttttttttaaaaagttaatattattaataaaaattcgtttttggttatataattaattatatataaaattcattaagggtattatagatattaaccgctctaacttttaacgtgagagctcgattccaaaaatttacttcgcaaataatagtataattaattaaaatttattaaagataacattgactttaaccactgaatttattataattgttttatagtttatttttaaattttataattgaaaaatatgttttaagataacaacacaatatataagacttatcttattttccaaaaaagttaatattattaattaaaattcgtttttgattatataattaattatttagaaaattcattaagggtattatagatattaaccgctctaacttttaacgtgagagctcgattccaaaaatttacttcgcaaataatagtataaatatagatcaattaTACGTATTCTAACTAGATTTACACATGTTATGTCGCAGATGGTTTGGTTTACTGTTTACATATGCGTTATAGCTGACTTTATACATGTTACAATCGAGTAAATAGATGataccactacaagaaaacagcggcatACTGAGgaaaaaaatcgtcggtatgtcgtcggaataacgctatttcgacgacataccgacgaaaaaagtcatCGAAAATTCGTTTTTTCTCAGAaatccctcggaaatttccgacggaattccgaagAAACGAATTTCCGAGAAAATTCTGAGGACCACAAGTTCGTCGGAAAGTCTTCGGAATATTCTGAGgaagatgtcgtcggaatatcccgagggatacacttcctcggaatatttccaaaattaaaaaaaaattataaatttatttttataaaatgaaattcgaaaatataaaattaaaattgaaatagaaaacatatttaaaatacaaaaaaaataataaaatagtttttataaataaaaaaaatgttttataaatacaaaattagttttaataaatataaatatttttataaatatgaaatcatctttttataaatacaaaatagtttttataaataccaaaaataataaaatagtgtttataaatcaaaaaaatgttttataaatacaaacttagttttaataaatataaatatttttatagatatgaaatcatctttttataaatacaaaa
This genomic window contains:
- the LOC117125924 gene encoding putative nuclease HARBI1; this encodes MASSSHYHYHKDDDDEIDLDTPYEEFYNNCALVQEPEDRQRRNVHERHREEGHTLLWNDYFADNPTYSPALFRRRFRMNKSLFLRIVNRFSTEIPYFRLSEDCTGRTSLTPLQKCTAAIRQLAYGAAADSVDEYIRLGESTARKCLHKFTAGIITLFGEEYLRRPSQEDLQRLLHIGEQRGFPGMLGSIDCMHWEWKNCPTAWKGMYSRGTGKPTIVLEAVASYDLWIWHAFFGAPGTMNDLNILDRSPVFDDIINGIAPEVNFYVNDNQYHFGYYLTDGIYPKWAAFIQSIRLPQNQKHSLFAQTQESVRKDVERAFGVLQARFAVVKNPSKLWDKEKIGNVMRACIILHNMIVEDERSSFTQYNKFEFQPREVPDTFTVNMPSNISENVGTTMDRRTRLRNRQIHENLKHDLIENIWAKFGHLPNNM
- the LOC117125925 gene encoding 24-methylenesterol C-methyltransferase 2; this translates as MDSVALFFTGALVAGGIYWFLCVLGPAERKGKRALDLSGGSISAEKVQDKYKQYWSFFRRPKEIETAEKVPDFVDTFYNLVTDIYEWGWGQSFHFSPSIRGKSHRDATRLHEEMAVDLIQVKPGQKILDVGCGVGGPMRAIASHSRANVVGITINEYQVKRARDHNRKAGLDALCEVVCGNFLQMPFDDNTFDGAYSIEATCHAPNLEEVYAEIYRVLKPGSLYVSYEWVTTDKFNAQDEEHVEVIQGIERGDALPGLRAYSDIAQAAKKVGFQVVKEKDLAAPPAQPWWTRLKMGRLAYWRNHVVVQILSAVGVAPKGTVDVHEMLFKTADFLSRGGETEIFSPMHMILCRKPMS